A genomic region of Gossypium hirsutum isolate 1008001.06 chromosome D01, Gossypium_hirsutum_v2.1, whole genome shotgun sequence contains the following coding sequences:
- the LOC107917805 gene encoding uncharacterized protein isoform X3: MDLSPSEVSSPFKNNEADQSKYLKTELITSVEPQLAESGASKCLAYNKRIGFKRGSIVSEIDKRKATMPKDQQYRMRKKMELQKLKDEIRWYQEELSQLRAKQQLPAQDLDKVECCFSQSTSQWHDDQSVSVQSSSIQKRQRIQDQQKISSNDGGVAVSQNLTNNKERTPNARAAVNEPATEHPESAQSGSCSAEVAKIKLPMFLTEFHTEVASNVDLSDFTGLDGEQRRFGRFSFPLSLIPTVERINSVYGDISATSLVSPSVSTTVYVLFCAVIRDMEHLRLEEVTEDIILKWRDVIKDALRLGFNVAFAMEHLKKVVFAYIGQRGCKLLHYIDSKISTLEAEVNDWKKKRTEIYEESKMCVNAAENFIGVPVSTGLFP; this comes from the exons ATGGACCTTTCTCCGTCTGAGGTTTCCAGTCCATTTAAGAATAATGAAGCTGATCAGTCGAAGTATTTGAAGACTGAGTTGATTACAAGTGTTGAACCCCAGTTGGCTGAATCAGGAGCATCTAAATGTTTAGCTTATAACAAACGAATAGGTTTCAAACGTGGATCCATTGTTTCAGAAATAGACAAGCGAAAGGCCACAATGCCTAAGGATCAGCAGTACAGAATGAGGAAGAAG ATGGAACTGCAGAAGTTGAAGGATGAGATAAGATGGTACCAAGAGGAGCTTTCACAGCTGCGTGCCAAACAGCAACTTCCAGCCCAAGATCTAGATAAGGTAGAATGTTGTTTTTCTCAATCAACCAGCCAGTGGCATGATGATCAAAGTGTTTCTGTGCAG TCCAGTAGTATCCAAAAGCGTCAACGAATCCAAGATCAGCAGAAGATTAGTTCAAATGATGGAGGTGTGGCTGTCAGTCAGAATCTTACAAATAATAAAGAGAGGACTCCAAATGCAAGAGCTGCTGTCAATGAGCCTGCTACTGAACATCCAGAGAGTGCTCAGAGTGGTTCATGTTCTGCTGAAGTGGCTAAGATCAAGTTGCCTATGTTCCTTACAGAATTTCATACAGAAGTTGCGAGCAATGTAGACCTCTCAGACTTCACAGGCTTAGACGGGGAGCAGAGAAGATTTGGGAGATTCAGTTTCCCATTGTCTCTGATTCCAACTGTTGAGAGAATAAACAGTGTCTACGGTGATATTTCTGCAACAAGTCTAGTAAGTCCCAGTGTTTCTACCACAGTCTATGTTTTATTTTGTGCTGTGATCAGAGATATGGAACATCTACGGCTTGAGGAAGTTACTGAGGACATAATTCTGAAGTGGAGAGATGTGATCAAGGATGCTTTACGCCTTGGTTTCAATGTGGCATTTGCCATGGAGCATTTGAAGAAAGTTGTCTTTGCTTACATTGGTCAACGAGGGTGCAAATTGCTTCATTACATTGATTCAAAGATCTCAACATTAGAAGCTGAGGTGAATGACTGGAAGAAGAAACGCACTGAGATATATGAGGAGTCCAAGATGTGTGTCAATGCTGCTGAGAACTTCATTGGAGTACCTGTCAGCACAGGTTTATTTCCTTAG
- the LOC107917743 gene encoding uncharacterized protein, with protein MNPSELSYPVIMDGSAATASGSFPASQMNNGSMANQADESQNYQSIYPPSLQSVVGMNFQPTGHASFNQGYQVQSNIQSFNHTSQPQSKETYQTWSLNHQSDLHSQPCQSIVAGQCLTDLLTFREHTQPTSQPQLNETRQNQTLIHHSNSQHTGQFQSNVAGQSQTDLTNSVPSDSLVHPQPTSQPQLNETRQYQTLIHHSNSQHTGQFQSSVPGQNQTDLTNSVQSNSLVHPQPTSQPQLNHGYSSQGSQQKRTRRPRAANEAERRERRKESDQKYKKKMKQQKIETNAEIENLKRKNVILVAQKQSLSDIIIQMQPNAQIPAHMRSSLDCGQQPNEQIPAQMGQLYNQQIHYPSFSAPVAGFPRSHHGEDSEEFDQDPEVSALRMQRDSLVQLLQGSTSCQESNEQTPSTFQQPLHSDCSAQQQLNGSQFSNDVQDPPWTYSNSHGGGIASSSNPTEKQDNSRALMARILKRIGEKRKSTVTYSDFPGLGIDERVAVGKYSFPKSLKSTVENITHMHGDVSENSTMPQCVDETIYILFCATIKEMDDLQLPEVTENCIIKWSDTIKAALGIKFDVGFAMDHLKDKIIPAFVGQIHCQRVDEMEEKISNLEASLNALKQDHAKECEQSKVYKDAMDKFNGKSVSSGLFM; from the exons ATGAATCCAAGCGAGCTTTCATATCCAGTAATCATGGACGGCTCAGCGGCAACGGCTTCCGGTTCATTTCCAGCCTCACAGATGAACAACGGATCCATGGCGAATCAAGCTGATGAGAGCCAGAATTACCAATCGATCTACCCCCCTTCGTTGCAAAGTGTTGTAGGGATGAACTTTCAGCCAACAGGCCATGCCTCATTCAATCAAGGATATCAGGTTCAGAGTAACATTCAGAGCTTTAATCACACAAGCCAACCCCAATCGAAGGAAACATATCAGACTTGGAGTCTGAATCATCAGTCAGACCTGCATAGTCAGCCATGTCAATCGATTGTAGCAGGTCAGTGTCTAACTGATCTGTTGACCTTTAGGGAACATACTCAACCAACAAGCCAACCTCAATTGAATGAAACACGTCAGAACCAGACTCTGATTCATCACTCAAACTCTCAGCATACTGGGCAATTTCAATCGAATGTAGCAGGTCAGAGTCAAACAGATCTAACGAACTCAGTGCCGAGTGACAGCTTGGTGCATCCTCAACCAACAAGCCAACCTCAATTGAATGAAACACGTCAGTACCAGACTCTGATTCATCACTCGAACTCTCAGCATACTGGGCAATTTCAATCAAGTGTACCAGGTCAGAATCAAACAGATCTAACGAACTCAGTGCAGAGTAACAGCTTGGTGCATCCTCAACCAACAAGCCAACCTCAATTGAATCACGGATACTCATCTCAAGGTTCACAACAAAAAAGAACTCGACGTCCCAGAGCAGCTAATGAGGCAGAAAGACGAGAGAGAAGAAAAGAATCAGATcagaaatataaaaagaaaatgaagcaaCAAAAG ATAGAAACTAATGCTgagattgaaaacttgaaaaggaaaaatgtcattttggtTGCCCAGAAGCAATCGTTATCAGACATAATCATTCAGATGCAACCAAATGCGCAAATCCCAGCACATATGCGATCGTCATTAGACTGTGGGCAGCAACCAAATGAGCAAATTCCAGCACAAATGGGACAATTATATAACCAACAAATTCACTATCCAAGTTTTTCGGCCCCTGTAGCAGGCTTCCCAAGA AGCCACCATGGAGAAGACTCGGAAGAGTTTGATCAGGACCCTGAG GTAAGTGCGTTACGAATGCAAAGGGACAGTTTGGTACAACTTCTACAAGGGTCGACCAGTTGCCAGGAATCGAATGAGCAGACTCCGTCAACCTTCCAGCAGCCTCTTCATTCAGATTGTTCAGCCCAGCAGCAG CTCAATGGTTCGCAATTCAGCAATGACGTTCAGGATCCACCGTGGACATACTCAAACAGTCATGGAGGAGGCATTGCCAGCAGTTCAAATCCTACAGAAAAACAAGACAATTCTCGTGCTCTTATGGCTAGAATTCTCAAAAGAATCGGCGAAAAGAGGAAGAGCACAGTTACATACTCAGACTTCCCAGGTTTAGGCATTGACGAGCGCGTAGCAGTTGGAAAATATAGTTTCCCAAAATCTCTGAAAAGCACTGTCGAGAATATCACCCACATGCATGGCGATGTTTCGGAGAACAGCACAATGCCCCAATGCGTGGACGAGACGATATATATTCTCTTTTGTGCGACAATTAAGGAAATGGATGATCTACAACTTCCCGAAGTTACTGAGAATTGTATAATTAAGTGGAGCGACACGATCAAGGCAGCTTTAGGGATAAAATTCGATGTGGGATTTGCGATGGATCATTTGAAGGACAAGATTATTCCTGCTTTTGTTGGCCAAATTCATTGCCAAAGGGTCGATGAGATGGAAGAAAAGATATCGAACTTAGAGGCTTCCTTGAATGCTTTGAAACAAGACCATGCTAAAGAGTGTGAACAGTCCAAGGTATACAAGGATGCTATGGACAAGTTCAATGGCAAGTCTGTCAGTTCAGGTCTGTTTATGTAA
- the LOC107917744 gene encoding UBP1-associated protein 2C produces the protein MQYMDPTKKRKLDENGTVSAQSEPDPITKLTPQDGRKLIERFTVDQLLDILQDAVCRHVDVLSAVRSIADQDPSQRKLFIRGLGWDTTTDGLRSLFSVYGELEEAVVILDKTTGKSKGYGFVTFKHVDGALLALKEPSKKIDGRVTVTQLAAAGNSATNSNPVDIHMRKIYVANVPYDMPADKLLGHFSQYGEIEEGPLGFDKQTGKSRGFALFVYKTAEGAQAALAEPVKNIDGRQMNCKLAIEGKKGKQGQDGMMQSGGGVPGNAEMGMGGHGGGYGGPGSYGGFSGGMQGPPGPMGHPHPLNSSGVGVGALSGNGGVAAGGYSGLGGPYGGYGGQGSTGYGGPGSAGYGGPGSTVYGGLTGAGAGGGLGAASGGSSLYRMPPSSAGMPTGGYPETAHYSLSSSAAFPSQLHQGAGTSPAPRVPPGAMYPNGPPFY, from the coding sequence ATGCAATACATGGATCCAACTAAGAAACGCAAGTTAGATGAAAACGGTACTGTTTCAGCGCAGTCGGAACCTGACCCTATCACCAAACTAACCCCACAAGATGGCCGCAAACTTATTGAGCGATTCACCGTCGACCAACTCCTCGACATCCTCCAAGACGCCGTTTGTCGTCACGTCGACGTTCTTTCAGCCGTTCGATCTATTGCCGATCAAGATCCGTCTCAACGGAAGCTCTTCATACGTGGGTTGGGTTGGGATACCACAACTGATGGCCTTCGTTCACTCTTTTCGGTCTATGGAGAACTTGAAGAAGCGGTTGTTATCCTCGACAAGACTACCGGGAAATCGAAAGGGTACGGATTTGTTACGTTTAAGCACGTAGATGGTGCTTTGCTTGCTCTTAAAGAACCCAGTAAGAAAATCGACGGGAGAGTCACCGTGACACAGCTGGCGGCGGCAGGGAATTCGGCGACGAATAGTAACCCGGTGGATATTCATATGAGGAAGATTTATGTAGCCAATGTACCGTATGATATGCCGGCGGATAAGTTATTGGGCCATTTTTCTCAGTATGGGGAAATAGAAGAGGGGCCCTTGGGGTTCGATAAGCAGACGGGGAAATCAAGGGGTTTTGCTCTTTTCGTTTATAAGACAGCAGAAGGGGCTCAGGCAGCGTTAGCGGAGCCTGTAAAGAACATTGATGGGAGACAAATGAATTGTAAGCTGGCTATTGAAGGGAAAAAAGGGAAGCAAGGACAAGACGGGATGATGCAAAGTGGCGGTGGGGTTCCGGGAAACGCAGAGATGGGAATGGGAGGACATGGTGGAGGATATGGTGGGCCGGGAAGTTATGGTGGGTTTTCAGGTGGGATGCAAGGGCCGCCTGGTCCTATGGGTCATCCtcatcccttgaattcatcaggAGTTGGAGTGGGCGCTTTGAGTGGAAATGGCGGTGTTGCTGCTGGGGGTTATTCTGGACTTGGTGGGCCGTATGGTGGGTATGGTGGACAAGGTTCAACTGGCTATGGTGGACCAGGATCAGCTGGCTATGGCGGACCAGGTTCAACTGTTTATGGTGGGTTGACTGGTGCTGGTGCGGGGGGTGGGTTGGGTGCTGCAAGTGGAGGGTCTTCATTGTATAGAATGCCGCCGAGTTCAGCTGGGATGCCAACTGGTGGTTATCCAGAGACTGCTCATTATAGCTTGTCTTCCTCGGCTGCTTTCCCTAGTCAGCTTCACCAAGGGGCTGGGACATCCCCTGCGCCAAGAGTTCCACCCGGTGCAATGTATCCCAATGGGCCACCGTTCTACTGA
- the LOC107917747 gene encoding malate dehydrogenase, mitochondrial: MFRSVARSAAGKHLLRRGYATESVPDRKVAVLGAAGGIGQPLALLMKLNPLVSRLALYDIANTPGVAADVSHVNTRSEVAGYVGEDQLKQALEGCDVVIIPAGVPRKPGMTRDDLFNINAGIVKGLCAAIAKYCPNALVNMISNPVNSTVPIAAEVFKKAGTYDEKKLFGVTTLDAVRAKTFYAGKAKANVADVNVPVVGGHAGITILPLFSQATPKANLPEEDIKALTKRTQDGGTEVVEAKAGKGSATLSMAYAGAIFADACLKGLNGVPDVVECSFVQSTVTELPFFASKVRLGKNGVEEVMGLGPLSDYEQAGLESLKPELKASIEKGIKFANQN; this comes from the exons ATGTTTCGATCAGTAGCTCGATCGGCCGCCGGAAAGCACCTCCTCCGCCGAGGATATGCCACTGAATCTGTTCCCGACCGGAAGGTCGCGGTTTTGGGCGCTGCCGGAGGTATTGGCCAGCCCTTGGCTCTCCTCATGAAGCTTAACCCTCTTGTTTCTCGGCTGGCTCTCTATGATATCGCTAACACTCCCGGCGTTGCAGCTGATGTCAGCCATGTCAACACCAGATCTGAG GTTGCTGGATATGTTGGTGAAGATCAATTGAAGCAAGCTTTGGAGGGATGTGATGTTGTCATCATTCCTGCTGGGGTGCCAAGAAAGCCTGGTATGACTCGCGACGATCTTTTCAACATCAATGCTGGAATCGTCAAGGGTCTATGTGCTGCTATTGCCAAGTATTGCCCTAAT GCACTTGTTAATATGATCAGCAACCCTGTCAATTCAACTGTTCCAATTGCTGCTGAGGTTTTCAAGAAGGCAGGGACATATGATGAGAAAAAGTTGTTTGGTGTAACTACCCTTGATGCGGTTAGGGCTAAGACTTTCTACGCTGGGAAGGCAAAAGCGAATGTTGCAG ATGTTAATGTTCCAGTTGTTGGTGGCCATGCTGGAATAACCATTCTCCCACTATTTTCCCAA gCCACACCAAAAGCCAATTTGCCTGAAGAGGATATCAAGGCTCTAACAAAGCGAACACAAGATGGAGGCACTGAAGTTGTGGAAGCAAAGGCTGGAAAGGGATCAGCAACATTATCAATGGC CTATGCTGGTGCAATTTTCGCTGATGCTTGCCTTAAGGGACTGAATGGTGTTCCTGACGTCGTGGAATGTTCATTTGTACAGTCAACTGTCACTGAACTTCCCTTCTTTGCTTCTAAG GTAAGGCTTGGAAAGAATGGTGTGGAGGAAGTTATGGGGTTGGGTCCTCTCTCTGACTATGAGCAGGCAGGTTTGGAGAGCCTTAAACCAGAACTTAAAGCATCTATAGAGAAGGGAATCAAGTTTGCCAACCAGAATTAA
- the LOC107917746 gene encoding uncharacterized protein yields MDDTTSEATSPSSRMDSSSMYNQSNQTYQFHSQQQMSYSQATQDRFLQGEALQQPRRGCCRGKMSEDERKARKRQTDRDYRQNKKAKFVEMTSQNQRLQDQNRELMNENRQLKEEISGLKGKGQLPVEVMRRQDSYISHPPSQVDQNVQLQDHYGMEFTNGDDVYNFDGFWLDELQLPPDDGMTTNGRIALNEPAIEHPESSQSGLCPAKVDKNKLHMFLTKLHPEVGSNVDPSGWTGLLKEEQRRMGRFSFPLSLIPTVERIKVAYGDVSETCLISPSVSEKSYVFFCAMIRDMEHLRLDQVTEDLMLNWGDVIKDALGLGFKVQFAVEHLKKVAYAFFGQSGCKWLNDVDSKISTLEAEVNCWKKKRAEIYEESKMSINAVESFNGVPISTGLFP; encoded by the exons ATGGATGATACTACATCAGAAGCTACCAGCCCCTCCTCAAGGATGGACAGTTCGTCGATGTATAATCAATCTAACCAAACTTATCAGTTTCATTCTCAGCAGCAAATGTCATATTCTCAAGCAACCCAAGACAGGTTTCTTCAAGGAGAAGCTTTGCAACAACCGAGACGAGGATGTTGTCGTGGTAAAATGAGTGAAGATGAGAGAAAAGCACGCAAAAGGCAGACTGATAGGGACTATCGGCAAAATAAAAAG GCTAAATTTGTCGAAATGACTTCCCAGAACCAACGCTTGCAAGACCAAAACAGAGAGTTGATGAATGAGAACAGACAATTAAAAGAGGAGATCAGCGGACTGAAAGGCAAGGGACAACTTCCAGTGGAAGTTATGCGGAGACAAGACAGTTATATTTCCCACCCACCTAGCCAGGTTGATCAAAATGTTCAACTTCAG GATCACTATGGAATGGAGTTTACTAATGGTGACGATGTTTACAAT TTCGATGGTTTTTGGTTAGATGAGTTACAATTGCCTCCTGACGATGGGATGACTACAAATGGAAGAATTGCTCTGAATGAGCCCGCTATTGAACATCCAGAGAGTTCTCAGAGTGGTTTGTGTCCTGCTAAAGTGGATAAGAACAAGTTGCATATGTTCCTAACAAAACTTCATCCTGAAGTTGGGAGCAACGTAGACCCCTCGGGCTGGACAGGCTTATTAAAGGAGGAGCAGAGAAGAATGGGGAGATTCAGTTTCCCATTGTCTCTGATTCCAACCGTTGAGAGAATAAAAGTTGCTTATGGTGACGTTTCTGAAACATGTCTAATAAGTCCCAGTGTTTCTGAAAAGAGCTATGTTTTTTTTTGTGCCATGATCAGAGATATGGAACATCTACGGCTTGATCAAGTTACCGAGGACCTAATGCTGAATTGGGGAGATGTCATCAAGGATGCTTTAGGCCTTGGTTTCAAGGTGCAATTTGCCGTGGAGCATTTGAAGAAAGTTGCCTATGCTTTCTTTGGTCAATCAGGGTGCAAATGGCTCAATGACGTTGATTCAAAGATCTCAACATTAGAGGCTGAGGTGAATTGCTGGAAGAAGAAACGCGCTGAGATATACGAGGAGTCCAAGATGAGTATCAATGCTGTAGAGAGCTTCAACGGAGTACCTATAAGCACAGGTTTATTTCcttag
- the LOC107917805 gene encoding uncharacterized protein isoform X4, whose translation MDLSPSEVSSPFKNNEADQSKYLKTELITSVEPQLAESGASKCLAYNKRIGFKRGSIVSEIDKRKATMPKDQQYRMRKKMELQKLKDEIRWYQEELSQLRAKQQLPAQDLDKSSSIQKRQRIQDQQKISSNDGGVAVSQNLTNNKERTPNARAAVNEPATEHPESAQSGSCSAEVAKIKLPMFLTEFHTEVASNVDLSDFTGLDGEQRRFGRFSFPLSLIPTVERINSVYGDISATSLVSPSVSTTVYVLFCAVIRDMEHLRLEEVTEDIILKWRDVIKDALRLGFNVAFAMEHLKKVVFAYIGQRGCKLLHYIDSKISTLEAEVNDWKKKRTEIYEESKMCVNAAENFIGVPVSTGDKLLWRQS comes from the exons ATGGACCTTTCTCCGTCTGAGGTTTCCAGTCCATTTAAGAATAATGAAGCTGATCAGTCGAAGTATTTGAAGACTGAGTTGATTACAAGTGTTGAACCCCAGTTGGCTGAATCAGGAGCATCTAAATGTTTAGCTTATAACAAACGAATAGGTTTCAAACGTGGATCCATTGTTTCAGAAATAGACAAGCGAAAGGCCACAATGCCTAAGGATCAGCAGTACAGAATGAGGAAGAAG ATGGAACTGCAGAAGTTGAAGGATGAGATAAGATGGTACCAAGAGGAGCTTTCACAGCTGCGTGCCAAACAGCAACTTCCAGCCCAAGATCTAGATAAG TCCAGTAGTATCCAAAAGCGTCAACGAATCCAAGATCAGCAGAAGATTAGTTCAAATGATGGAGGTGTGGCTGTCAGTCAGAATCTTACAAATAATAAAGAGAGGACTCCAAATGCAAGAGCTGCTGTCAATGAGCCTGCTACTGAACATCCAGAGAGTGCTCAGAGTGGTTCATGTTCTGCTGAAGTGGCTAAGATCAAGTTGCCTATGTTCCTTACAGAATTTCATACAGAAGTTGCGAGCAATGTAGACCTCTCAGACTTCACAGGCTTAGACGGGGAGCAGAGAAGATTTGGGAGATTCAGTTTCCCATTGTCTCTGATTCCAACTGTTGAGAGAATAAACAGTGTCTACGGTGATATTTCTGCAACAAGTCTAGTAAGTCCCAGTGTTTCTACCACAGTCTATGTTTTATTTTGTGCTGTGATCAGAGATATGGAACATCTACGGCTTGAGGAAGTTACTGAGGACATAATTCTGAAGTGGAGAGATGTGATCAAGGATGCTTTACGCCTTGGTTTCAATGTGGCATTTGCCATGGAGCATTTGAAGAAAGTTGTCTTTGCTTACATTGGTCAACGAGGGTGCAAATTGCTTCATTACATTGATTCAAAGATCTCAACATTAGAAGCTGAGGTGAATGACTGGAAGAAGAAACGCACTGAGATATATGAGGAGTCCAAGATGTGTGTCAATGCTGCTGAGAACTTCATTGGAGTACCTGTCAGCACAG GTGACAAGTTATTGTGGCGACAATCTTGA